Proteins encoded in a region of the Malaciobacter mytili LMG 24559 genome:
- a CDS encoding SGNH/GDSL hydrolase family protein — MITNKMELSFLRNPPLIIMDKYRSIIEYSPTLGYVPIKNIHFKVDLQNWNSSILTINELGFRKGIEKSIDKNNPILIAGDSFVFGNQVNDDETWPAYLQKAGYNIYNLGVGGYGTAQSLLRLKTFIDEYNITPKLVILQTLVGFDFIRDTYDFYSGFPSTALYKNENNIIKYFCPSKNDLDIIGSKYSSVQTNKNIFITLSEYSHFIRLLFTKQIQGYQKRLDRTYKDALSKEEIIDFVLTEFSKMPYKKIFLLQYGGDENEIISEEKKYLLSKLKKLGIEYIDTYNATRINNKPIKELYFYHHTSKGNEVIANYILNTKLLD; from the coding sequence ATGATAACTAATAAAATGGAGTTATCTTTTTTAAGAAATCCACCTTTAATTATAATGGATAAATATCGTAGTATTATTGAATATTCACCTACTTTAGGATATGTTCCTATTAAAAATATACATTTTAAAGTAGATTTACAAAATTGGAATTCATCAATTTTAACCATAAACGAACTTGGATTTAGAAAAGGAATAGAAAAAAGTATAGATAAAAATAATCCTATTTTAATAGCTGGTGATTCTTTTGTATTTGGTAATCAAGTAAATGATGATGAAACTTGGCCAGCATATTTACAAAAAGCAGGATATAATATTTATAATTTAGGTGTTGGTGGTTATGGGACAGCTCAAAGCTTATTAAGACTTAAAACATTTATTGATGAATATAATATTACTCCTAAACTAGTTATATTACAAACCTTAGTGGGCTTTGATTTTATTAGAGATACTTATGACTTTTATTCAGGTTTTCCTTCTACTGCACTTTATAAAAATGAAAATAATATTATAAAATATTTTTGTCCTAGTAAAAATGACTTAGATATAATAGGATCAAAATATAGTTCAGTGCAGACTAATAAAAATATTTTTATTACACTATCAGAATATTCTCACTTTATAAGACTTTTATTTACGAAACAAATTCAAGGTTATCAAAAAAGACTAGATAGAACATATAAAGATGCATTAAGTAAAGAAGAGATTATTGATTTTGTATTAACTGAGTTTTCTAAAATGCCTTATAAAAAAATATTTTTATTACAATATGGTGGGGATGAGAATGAAATAATAAGTGAAGAAAAAAAATATCTATTAAGTAAACTAAAAAAATTAGGTATTGAATATATTGATACATATAATGCAACAAGAATTAACAATAAACCTATTAAAGAATTATATTTTTATCATCATACTTCAAAAGGTAACGAAGTAATAGCTAATTATATATTAAATACAAAACTTTTAGATTGA